The following are encoded together in the Apus apus isolate bApuApu2 chromosome 7, bApuApu2.pri.cur, whole genome shotgun sequence genome:
- the CDC7 gene encoding cell division cycle 7-related protein kinase isoform X2: protein METVLKAHCDEQHPHQAEDFHGKHEQNSKLPAGIKKDIEKLYEAVPQLINVFKIKEKIGEGTFSSVYLATAQLQTGYEEKMALKHLIPTSHPLRIAAELQCLTVAGGQDNVMGVKYCFRKNDHVVIVMPYLEHESFLDILNSLSFEEVREYMFNLMKALRRIHHFGIVHRDVKPSNFLYNRRLKEYALVDFGLAQGTPDTKIELLKTAHTEDQQGSCSQNNPTLALGNGISVSVTAPKQIVQQSASKAVDKRSSSLSKMQIKQGKGGKEDSVHHSVQRSVFGERNFNVYSSTYQENSSTKLIKQSKMIDVSSRKLVTKKKIISTKTVSNGAARKAASGCPSSLICDCFATDRVCSVCLSRCQQVAPRAGTPGFRAPEVLTKCPTQTTAIDMWSAGIIFLSLLSGRYPFYKASDDLTALAQIMTVRGSRETIQAAKTFGKSVLCTQVVPAQNLRTLCEKLRGTSSSCKRTQGEVLSTSVNDSAVPVAVDKPCVPETLRKQIQHLKSFQEGDGAFEMKATDMKGWDQVPDEAYDLLDKLLDLNPATRITAKEALLHPFFKDMRL, encoded by the exons ATGGAGACAGTGTTGAAGGCTCACTGTGATGAACAGCACCCTCATCAGGCCGAAGACTTCCATGGGAAGCATGAGCAGAACAGCAAGCTTCCAG caggaataaaaaaagatattGAAAAACTTTATGAAGCAGTGCCACAGCTTATAAATGTGTtcaaaattaaggaaaaaattgGAGAAG GTACTTTTAGTTCTGTTTACTTGGCCACAGCACAACTGCAAACAGGGTATGAGGAAAAAATGGCTCTGAAACACTTGATTCCAACCAGCCACCCTCTGCGAATTGCTGCTGAACTTCAGTGCCTCACAGTAGCAGG GGGACAAGATAACGTTATGGGAGTTAAATACTGCTTTAGGAAAAATGATCATGTGGTTATTGTTATGCCCTATCTGGAACATGAATCCTTCCTG GATATTTTGaattctctttcctttgaaGAAGTGAGGGAATACATGTTTAACTTGATGAAAGCCTTGAGACGCATCCATCACTTTGGTATCGTTCACCGGGACGTCAAGCCCAGCAACTTCCTCTACAACAGGCGCCTAAAAGA GTATGCCTTAGTAGATTTTGGCTTGGCACAAGGAACCCCTGATACAAAAATTGAACTTCTAAAAACTGCCCACACGGAAGACCAGCAGGGAAGTTGCTCACAAAATAATCCCACCCTAGCCTTGGGAAATGGGATTTCTGTCAGTGTCACTGCACCTAAACAGATAGTTCAACAGTCAGCCTCAAAAGCAGTTGATAAAAGGTCCAGCTCACTTTCAAAAATGCAGATTaaacaaggaaaaggaggaaag GAGGATTCTGTGCACCATTCTGTTCAGCGCTCTGTCTTTGGAGAGAGGAATTTCAATGTGTATAGTTCCACGTACCAGGAGAATTCAAGTACAAAA CTCATAAAACAATCAAAGATGATAGATGTGTCATCTAGGAAGTTAGTAACAAAGAAGAAGATTATTTCTACCAAAACAGTGAGCAATGGGGCAGCCAGGAAAGCTGCCAGTGGTTGTCCCTCAAGCCTGATCTGTGACTGTTTCGCAACGGATAGAGTTTGCAGTGTTTGCCTTTCAAG GTGTCAGCAAGTTGctcccagagcaggaacacctggaTTCAGAGCACCAGAAGTATTAACAAAGTGCCCCACACAGACCACAG CAATTGACATGTGGTCTgcaggaattattttcctttctctgctcagTGGACGGTATCCATTCTACAAAGCAAGTGATGATTTAACTGCTTTGGCACAAATCATGACAGTTCGTGGATCCAGAGAAACCATTCAGGCTGCTAAAACTTTTG GTAAATCAGTTCTATGTACCCAGGTTGTCCCAGCACAAAACTTAAGAACCctctgtgagaagctgagagGAACAAGCAGCAGCTGTAAGAGAACCCAGGGTGAAGTGCTTAGCACGTCTGTAAATGACTCAGCAGTGCCAGTTGCAGTAGACAAACCGTGTGTTCCTGAGACACTTCGAAAACAAATTCAACACTTAAAGAGCTTCCAGGAAGGTGACGGTGCTTTCGAAATGAAGGCAACAGACATGAAAGGATGGGATCAGGTTCCTGATGAAGCATATGACCTACTTGATAAGCTACTAGACTTAAACCCTGCAACAAGAATAACTGCAAAAGAGGCTTTGCTGCATCCATTTTTCAAAGACATGAGACTCTGA
- the CDC7 gene encoding cell division cycle 7-related protein kinase isoform X1, giving the protein MTITCITNHLCHLITFPNTIFASYSILQPCFTEVGHNSLYFLHSFKRTGIKKDIEKLYEAVPQLINVFKIKEKIGEGTFSSVYLATAQLQTGYEEKMALKHLIPTSHPLRIAAELQCLTVAGGQDNVMGVKYCFRKNDHVVIVMPYLEHESFLDILNSLSFEEVREYMFNLMKALRRIHHFGIVHRDVKPSNFLYNRRLKEYALVDFGLAQGTPDTKIELLKTAHTEDQQGSCSQNNPTLALGNGISVSVTAPKQIVQQSASKAVDKRSSSLSKMQIKQGKGGKEDSVHHSVQRSVFGERNFNVYSSTYQENSSTKLIKQSKMIDVSSRKLVTKKKIISTKTVSNGAARKAASGCPSSLICDCFATDRVCSVCLSRCQQVAPRAGTPGFRAPEVLTKCPTQTTAIDMWSAGIIFLSLLSGRYPFYKASDDLTALAQIMTVRGSRETIQAAKTFGKSVLCTQVVPAQNLRTLCEKLRGTSSSCKRTQGEVLSTSVNDSAVPVAVDKPCVPETLRKQIQHLKSFQEGDGAFEMKATDMKGWDQVPDEAYDLLDKLLDLNPATRITAKEALLHPFFKDMRL; this is encoded by the exons ATGACTATAACTTGTATTACTAACCACTTATGCCATTTGATTACCTTTCCAAATACCATTTTTGCTTCTTACAGTATTCTTCAGCCCTGCTTTACAGAAGTTGGTCACAACAGCCTCTACTTTCTTCATAGCTTCAAAAGAA caggaataaaaaaagatattGAAAAACTTTATGAAGCAGTGCCACAGCTTATAAATGTGTtcaaaattaaggaaaaaattgGAGAAG GTACTTTTAGTTCTGTTTACTTGGCCACAGCACAACTGCAAACAGGGTATGAGGAAAAAATGGCTCTGAAACACTTGATTCCAACCAGCCACCCTCTGCGAATTGCTGCTGAACTTCAGTGCCTCACAGTAGCAGG GGGACAAGATAACGTTATGGGAGTTAAATACTGCTTTAGGAAAAATGATCATGTGGTTATTGTTATGCCCTATCTGGAACATGAATCCTTCCTG GATATTTTGaattctctttcctttgaaGAAGTGAGGGAATACATGTTTAACTTGATGAAAGCCTTGAGACGCATCCATCACTTTGGTATCGTTCACCGGGACGTCAAGCCCAGCAACTTCCTCTACAACAGGCGCCTAAAAGA GTATGCCTTAGTAGATTTTGGCTTGGCACAAGGAACCCCTGATACAAAAATTGAACTTCTAAAAACTGCCCACACGGAAGACCAGCAGGGAAGTTGCTCACAAAATAATCCCACCCTAGCCTTGGGAAATGGGATTTCTGTCAGTGTCACTGCACCTAAACAGATAGTTCAACAGTCAGCCTCAAAAGCAGTTGATAAAAGGTCCAGCTCACTTTCAAAAATGCAGATTaaacaaggaaaaggaggaaag GAGGATTCTGTGCACCATTCTGTTCAGCGCTCTGTCTTTGGAGAGAGGAATTTCAATGTGTATAGTTCCACGTACCAGGAGAATTCAAGTACAAAA CTCATAAAACAATCAAAGATGATAGATGTGTCATCTAGGAAGTTAGTAACAAAGAAGAAGATTATTTCTACCAAAACAGTGAGCAATGGGGCAGCCAGGAAAGCTGCCAGTGGTTGTCCCTCAAGCCTGATCTGTGACTGTTTCGCAACGGATAGAGTTTGCAGTGTTTGCCTTTCAAG GTGTCAGCAAGTTGctcccagagcaggaacacctggaTTCAGAGCACCAGAAGTATTAACAAAGTGCCCCACACAGACCACAG CAATTGACATGTGGTCTgcaggaattattttcctttctctgctcagTGGACGGTATCCATTCTACAAAGCAAGTGATGATTTAACTGCTTTGGCACAAATCATGACAGTTCGTGGATCCAGAGAAACCATTCAGGCTGCTAAAACTTTTG GTAAATCAGTTCTATGTACCCAGGTTGTCCCAGCACAAAACTTAAGAACCctctgtgagaagctgagagGAACAAGCAGCAGCTGTAAGAGAACCCAGGGTGAAGTGCTTAGCACGTCTGTAAATGACTCAGCAGTGCCAGTTGCAGTAGACAAACCGTGTGTTCCTGAGACACTTCGAAAACAAATTCAACACTTAAAGAGCTTCCAGGAAGGTGACGGTGCTTTCGAAATGAAGGCAACAGACATGAAAGGATGGGATCAGGTTCCTGATGAAGCATATGACCTACTTGATAAGCTACTAGACTTAAACCCTGCAACAAGAATAACTGCAAAAGAGGCTTTGCTGCATCCATTTTTCAAAGACATGAGACTCTGA